Proteins encoded together in one Monomorium pharaonis isolate MP-MQ-018 chromosome 8, ASM1337386v2, whole genome shotgun sequence window:
- the LOC105831245 gene encoding mitochondrial pyruvate carrier 1 isoform X5 has protein sequence MSRVMKILKSKETRDYFMSTHFWGPVANWAIPIAAIADIQRDPKYISGKMTFAYYHLE, from the exons ATGAGTCGTGTTATGAAAATTCTCAAAAGCAAAGAAACCCGTGACTATTTTATGAG cacTCACTTTTGGGGACCAGTTGCCAATTGGGCGATACCGATCGCTGCTATCGCCGATATTCAGAGAGATCCCAAGTATATTAGTGGCAAAATGACATTTG cCTACTACCACCTTGAATGA
- the LOC105831245 gene encoding mitochondrial pyruvate carrier 1 isoform X1, whose amino-acid sequence MSRVMKILKSKETRDYFMSTHFWGPVANWAIPIAAIADIQRDPKYISGKMTFGFVSVKLAFRIRITMDPKKDKRSSNFTASDKQLLLRLCNEHKSIIECKKTDGCTWRKKDEMWKEIENLFNSSTTSIHRTVKQLKFKYEAIKRDLKKERVKNKAYTRGTGGGQYIPPPVTNTEEENELLQTIEISVEGLTNTFDCDGLSEMQPLTERLSSNED is encoded by the exons ATGAGTCGTGTTATGAAAATTCTCAAAAGCAAAGAAACCCGTGACTATTTTATGAG cacTCACTTTTGGGGACCAGTTGCCAATTGGGCGATACCGATCGCTGCTATCGCCGATATTCAGAGAGATCCCAAGTATATTAGTGGCAAAATGACATTTG GCTTTGTGTCAGTAAAATTGGCATTTAGAATACGTATTACGATGGATccgaaaaaagataaaaggagTTCCAATTTTACCGCTAgcgataaacaattattattaaggttGTGTAATGAACACAAAAGTATTAttgaatgtaaaaaaactGATGGTTGCACgtggagaaaaaaagatgagatgtggaaagaaatagaaaatttatttaacagctCTACAACAAGTATA CATCGAACTGTGaagcaattaaaattcaaatacgaAGCGataaaaagagatttaaaGAAAGAACGAGTAAAAAACAAGGCTTATACAAGAGGCACTGGTGGAGGACAGTATATACCTCCACCCGTTACAAACACAGAAGAGGAGAACGAACTATTACAAACAATCGAAATTAGTGTTGAAGGATTGACAAATACGTTTGATTGTGATGGTTTGTCcg AAATGCAACCGCTCACTGAACGGCTAAGTAGCAATGAAGATTAG
- the LOC105831245 gene encoding mitochondrial pyruvate carrier 1 isoform X3, with translation MSRVMKILKSKETRDYFMSTHFWGPVANWAIPIAAIADIQRDPKYISGKMTFGFPGSVPDARVLKNSSIYADLRQLCEDKLKIK, from the exons ATGAGTCGTGTTATGAAAATTCTCAAAAGCAAAGAAACCCGTGACTATTTTATGAG cacTCACTTTTGGGGACCAGTTGCCAATTGGGCGATACCGATCGCTGCTATCGCCGATATTCAGAGAGATCCCAAGTATATTAGTGGCAAAATGACATTTG GATTTCCAGGTTCCGTTCCCGACGCtagagtattaaaaaattcatcaaTATATGCAGATTTACGACAACTTTGCGaagataaattgaaaataaaataa
- the LOC105831245 gene encoding mitochondrial pyruvate carrier 1 isoform X4: protein MSRVMKILKSKETRDYFMSTHFWGPVANWAIPIAAIADIQRDPKYISGKMTFGIGRLSPLFMGIVNIFLHKSNKFLRVSFRDK from the exons ATGAGTCGTGTTATGAAAATTCTCAAAAGCAAAGAAACCCGTGACTATTTTATGAG cacTCACTTTTGGGGACCAGTTGCCAATTGGGCGATACCGATCGCTGCTATCGCCGATATTCAGAGAGATCCCAAGTATATTAGTGGCAAAATGACATTTG GAATAGGAAGACTCTCTCCTTTATTCATGGGAATCGTTAATATATTTCTCCACAAATCAAACAAATTCTTACGAGTGTCTTTTAGagataaatga
- the LOC105831245 gene encoding mitochondrial pyruvate carrier 1 isoform X2: MSRVMKILKSKETRDYFMSTHFWGPVANWAIPIAAIADIQRDPKYISGKMTFALCLYSAMFMRFAIRVQPRNMLLFACHFVNEGAQITQGCRFIKHHYFNKKE, encoded by the exons ATGAGTCGTGTTATGAAAATTCTCAAAAGCAAAGAAACCCGTGACTATTTTATGAG cacTCACTTTTGGGGACCAGTTGCCAATTGGGCGATACCGATCGCTGCTATCGCCGATATTCAGAGAGATCCCAAGTATATTAGTGGCAAAATGACATTTG CTTTATGCTTATATTCAGCAATGTTCATGAGATTTGCAATCAGAGTGCAACCACGCAACATGCTTCTATTTGCCTGCCACTTTGTCAATGAAGGTGCACAAATTACACAAGGCTGTCGATTTATTAAgcatcattattttaataaaaaagaatag
- the LOC118646886 gene encoding uncharacterized protein LOC118646886 isoform X2: MLRTPVHEALIVSNNEIPSTNEHPDSQETSTNNDIPSTNEHPDSQETSTNNDIPSTNEHLESQKTSTNNQNTSEHLDNQKTSANQPIQQQSNNSWHSRRRPVLHKASKSSVSAAFELLAEKKIQLVNWQIELEKIRRAHVRQKNQLEIDILNLQKDEMQLKVDLLKKH; the protein is encoded by the exons ATGTTAAGAACACCAGTCCATGAAGCACTTATTGTTTCTAACAATGAA ATTCCGAGTACCAATGAACATCCCGATAGTCAAGAGACATCTACTAACAATGACATTCCGAGTACCAATGAACATCCCGATAGTCAAGAGACATCTACTAACAATGACATTCCGAGTACCAATGAACATCTTGAGAGTCAAAAGACATCTACTAACAATCAAAATACCAGTGAACATCTTGACAATCAAAAGACATCTGCTAACCAGCCCATACAGCaacaaa GCAACAATTCATGGCATAGTAGAAGACGACCAGTTTTGCATAAAGCAAGTAAATCTTCAGTTAGTGCTGCATTTGAATTGCTtgctgagaaaaaaatacagttaGTTAATTGGCAAATAGAACTGGAGAAAATAAGAAGAGCCCACGTACGACAAAAAAATCAACTGGAAATAGATATCTTAAACTTACAAAAGGATGAGATGCAATTGAAagtagatttattaaaaaaacattaa
- the LOC118646886 gene encoding uncharacterized protein LOC118646886 isoform X3, which produces MLRTPVHEALIVSNNEIPSTNEHPDSQETSTNNDIPSTNEHLESQKTSTNNQNTSEHLDNQKTSANQPIQQQSNNSWHSRRRPVLHKASKSSVSAAFELLAEKKIQLVNWQIELEKIRRAHVRQKNQLEIDILNLQKDEMQLKVDLLKKH; this is translated from the exons ATGTTAAGAACACCAGTCCATGAAGCACTTATTGTTTCTAACAATGAA ATTCCGAGTACCAATGAACATCCCGATAGTCAAGAGACATCTACTAACAATGACATTCCGAGTACCAATGAACATCTTGAGAGTCAAAAGACATCTACTAACAATCAAAATACCAGTGAACATCTTGACAATCAAAAGACATCTGCTAACCAGCCCATACAGCaacaaa GCAACAATTCATGGCATAGTAGAAGACGACCAGTTTTGCATAAAGCAAGTAAATCTTCAGTTAGTGCTGCATTTGAATTGCTtgctgagaaaaaaatacagttaGTTAATTGGCAAATAGAACTGGAGAAAATAAGAAGAGCCCACGTACGACAAAAAAATCAACTGGAAATAGATATCTTAAACTTACAAAAGGATGAGATGCAATTGAAagtagatttattaaaaaaacattaa
- the LOC118646886 gene encoding uncharacterized protein LOC118646886 isoform X1 — MLRTPVHEALIVSNNEIPSTNEHPDSQETSTNNDIPSTNEHPDSQETSTNNDIPSTNEHPDSQETSTNNDIPSTNEHLESQKTSTNNQNTSEHLDNQKTSANQPIQQQSNNSWHSRRRPVLHKASKSSVSAAFELLAEKKIQLVNWQIELEKIRRAHVRQKNQLEIDILNLQKDEMQLKVDLLKKH, encoded by the exons ATGTTAAGAACACCAGTCCATGAAGCACTTATTGTTTCTAACAATGAAATTCCGAGTACCAATGAACATCCCGATAGTCAAGAGACATCTACTAACAATGACATTCCGAGTACCAATGAACATCCCGATAGTCAAGAGACATCTACTAACAATGACATTCCGAGTACCAATGAACATCCCGATAGTCAAGAGACATCTACTAACAATGACATTCCGAGTACCAATGAACATCTTGAGAGTCAAAAGACATCTACTAACAATCAAAATACCAGTGAACATCTTGACAATCAAAAGACATCTGCTAACCAGCCCATACAGCaacaaa GCAACAATTCATGGCATAGTAGAAGACGACCAGTTTTGCATAAAGCAAGTAAATCTTCAGTTAGTGCTGCATTTGAATTGCTtgctgagaaaaaaatacagttaGTTAATTGGCAAATAGAACTGGAGAAAATAAGAAGAGCCCACGTACGACAAAAAAATCAACTGGAAATAGATATCTTAAACTTACAAAAGGATGAGATGCAATTGAAagtagatttattaaaaaaacattaa